A genomic segment from Pseudosulfitobacter sp. DSM 107133 encodes:
- a CDS encoding FAD-dependent monooxygenase produces the protein MKQSDVLIVGAGPTGLVLALWLQAQGVGVRIIDKAGGPGTTSRAMVIHARTLELYRQMGMADAVVAAGHPSRVVNMWARGKRRARIDMRDFGGDITPYPYLLIFPQDQHEAFLCDQIARRGLTIERNTELLEAEDTGDQVTATLRGPDGTTEVCTARFMVGADGAASTVRKGLGGSFDGGTYQALLYVADVEVAQDTFNGNVHLSFDETDFLLVFPYGTEGKMRLVGSVRSERVAQSGELNFEDVGHESLHAMGITVTHLNWFSTYKSHHRMTDRFRQGNIFLAGDAAHIHSPAGGQGMNTGIGDAVNLAWKLAAVVNGRGNQALLDSYHDERAAFARTLIRTTDQAFNLASRKGSLFGFMRTYVVPNVAKLAFGLASARAAMFRAISQVAISYSDGPLGTGTAGSVSGGDRLPFVHLDGGDNYGPLADITWQVHVYGQPSGALRSWCADRDIPLHVFAWGKGCEAAGLMRDAAYLLRPDTYVGCAVPKGDVEPLQAYLTHLGV, from the coding sequence ATGAAGCAGAGCGACGTTCTTATTGTCGGCGCAGGTCCGACAGGTCTGGTGCTTGCGCTATGGTTGCAGGCGCAGGGTGTCGGGGTTCGGATCATCGACAAGGCCGGCGGACCGGGCACAACGTCGCGGGCGATGGTGATCCACGCCCGCACGCTGGAACTGTACCGGCAGATGGGTATGGCCGACGCCGTGGTCGCCGCGGGGCATCCCAGCCGCGTGGTGAACATGTGGGCGCGCGGCAAGCGGCGCGCGCGGATCGACATGCGCGACTTTGGCGGCGATATCACGCCCTATCCCTATCTTCTGATTTTTCCACAGGACCAACACGAGGCTTTCCTGTGCGACCAGATCGCCAGGCGCGGCCTGACGATCGAGCGCAACACCGAACTGTTGGAGGCCGAAGACACGGGCGATCAGGTGACAGCGACGCTGCGCGGACCTGATGGCACCACCGAGGTTTGCACAGCCCGTTTCATGGTTGGTGCTGACGGGGCCGCATCGACAGTGCGCAAGGGATTGGGTGGCAGTTTCGACGGGGGCACCTATCAGGCGCTGCTGTATGTGGCCGACGTTGAGGTGGCGCAGGACACGTTCAACGGCAACGTCCACCTTTCCTTTGATGAGACCGACTTTCTGCTGGTGTTCCCATACGGCACCGAAGGCAAGATGCGGCTGGTGGGAAGCGTGCGGTCTGAACGGGTGGCGCAATCCGGCGAGCTGAACTTTGAGGATGTGGGCCACGAAAGTCTGCATGCGATGGGTATTACGGTAACGCACCTGAACTGGTTTTCGACCTACAAATCGCACCACCGCATGACCGACCGGTTCCGGCAGGGCAACATCTTTTTGGCCGGGGATGCCGCGCATATACACAGCCCCGCGGGCGGGCAGGGGATGAACACCGGCATCGGTGATGCGGTCAACCTGGCATGGAAACTGGCGGCGGTGGTGAACGGGCGCGGCAATCAGGCTTTGCTGGACAGCTATCACGATGAACGCGCAGCCTTTGCACGGACATTGATAAGAACCACCGATCAGGCGTTCAATCTGGCCTCGCGTAAGGGCAGCCTGTTTGGCTTTATGCGCACCTATGTGGTGCCGAACGTGGCCAAGCTGGCCTTTGGGCTGGCGTCAGCGCGGGCGGCGATGTTCCGGGCGATTTCGCAGGTTGCGATCAGCTATTCGGACGGTCCGCTGGGCACCGGCACGGCAGGATCGGTGTCGGGTGGCGACAGGTTGCCGTTCGTGCATTTGGACGGGGGCGACAACTATGGCCCGTTGGCAGACATCACATGGCAGGTGCATGTCTATGGCCAGCCATCCGGTGCTTTGCGCTCATGGTGCGCAGACCGTGACATTCCACTGCATGTCTTTGCATGGGGCAAAGGTTGTGAAGCCGCAGGGCTCATGCGCGACGCTGCCTATTTGCTGCGTCCCGACACCTATGTGGGCTGCGCTGTGCCAAAGGGTGACGTCGAACCGCTGCAAGCCTATCTGACTCATCTGGGGGTATGA
- a CDS encoding NepR family anti-sigma factor: MANTEPNSGTRKQIDDNLRRVFQEKVEEEIPDRFKELLAQLQEQDAKKGSGDHK, translated from the coding sequence ATGGCAAACACTGAACCGAATTCTGGAACACGCAAGCAGATCGACGACAACCTGCGACGCGTCTTTCAGGAAAAGGTCGAGGAAGAGATTCCCGATCGCTTCAAGGAGTTGCTTGCGCAGCTTCAGGAGCAAGACGCCAAAAAGGGGTCAGGTGACCATAAATGA
- a CDS encoding sensor histidine kinase, which translates to MANPGRARSSTWTFSRGLRFWVAAFLALALLPIGAMGVLQTRDLSREVDNRSELALLALTNTAAVSERQVFERAFGAAQALTAVLQLMLVEPERCGDYLSQYIKETGAYSFVGFLDPGGTMVCSSGGSNTDLSSWSDLTQQFATPRMWIDPTHNSDTGSGAAIDVLFPSYQDDTFRGYIAMSLPRSELGVPWLPSNTRRPLSLTTYNERGDILTTVSSTADQTIYVPQNFKFEALNGNWTQTFIAHNQFDQEQAFAVVPVVPGLVYALAAWPVEYRRPAIGWFSSAPLLFPLLMFVASLAVAYYAVDRLVVRHVKNLRNKVQAFSRTRRLPSASDQFSLSAELQDLEDALAEMAFHLLDDEAQMEDALREKNVLLKEIHHRVRNNLQLISSIMNMQIRKATEPETRDILRRLQERVMSLSSVHKSLYQTENLSRTNAGALLPDLFERLVLSNNISGLDYKHDFDEVVLFPDQAVPLTLLASELGTNALKFIGAEDGQRPYLFVSLKQLDGGSARLICENSIGANFKDIEPNEAGLGAQLIRAFATQLNGKIETTSTDHLYRTEVTFDVEDVFHEPADH; encoded by the coding sequence ATGGCAAACCCGGGACGCGCCAGATCGTCGACCTGGACGTTTTCGCGCGGCCTGAGATTTTGGGTCGCGGCCTTTCTGGCGTTGGCGCTGTTGCCGATTGGCGCCATGGGCGTATTGCAAACCCGCGATCTGTCGCGCGAGGTCGACAACCGTTCGGAACTGGCGCTGCTGGCGCTGACCAACACTGCGGCTGTCTCTGAAAGACAGGTTTTCGAGCGTGCATTTGGTGCGGCGCAGGCACTGACAGCCGTCTTGCAGTTGATGCTGGTCGAGCCGGAACGCTGCGGCGATTACCTGAGCCAGTATATCAAAGAGACCGGAGCCTATTCTTTTGTCGGCTTCCTTGATCCCGGCGGCACAATGGTCTGCTCATCCGGCGGGTCTAATACGGATCTTAGCAGTTGGTCCGACCTGACCCAACAATTCGCAACCCCGCGCATGTGGATCGACCCGACCCACAACAGTGACACGGGCAGTGGCGCGGCCATTGATGTGCTGTTTCCATCCTATCAGGACGATACCTTTCGCGGCTATATCGCGATGTCGCTGCCCCGTTCCGAACTGGGTGTGCCGTGGCTGCCGTCAAACACGCGCCGCCCGCTCAGCCTGACCACTTACAACGAACGTGGCGACATTCTGACCACGGTGTCGTCGACAGCCGACCAAACCATCTATGTGCCCCAGAATTTCAAATTCGAGGCGCTGAACGGCAACTGGACCCAGACCTTTATCGCCCACAACCAATTTGATCAGGAGCAGGCCTTTGCCGTGGTGCCGGTTGTGCCGGGACTGGTCTACGCGCTGGCTGCATGGCCTGTCGAATATCGCAGGCCTGCTATTGGCTGGTTCTCCAGCGCGCCCCTGTTGTTTCCACTATTGATGTTCGTGGCCAGCCTGGCTGTCGCCTATTATGCCGTTGACCGGCTGGTTGTGCGCCACGTCAAAAATCTGCGCAACAAGGTGCAGGCGTTTTCGCGCACGCGTCGGCTGCCATCGGCTTCGGATCAGTTTTCGCTGTCTGCCGAATTGCAGGACCTGGAAGATGCGCTTGCCGAAATGGCATTTCACCTGCTGGACGACGAAGCGCAAATGGAAGACGCGCTGCGTGAAAAGAACGTTCTGCTCAAAGAAATACACCACCGGGTGCGCAACAACCTGCAACTGATTTCGTCGATCATGAACATGCAGATCCGCAAGGCCACAGAGCCAGAGACCCGCGATATCCTGCGCCGGCTGCAAGAGCGGGTGATGAGCCTGTCCTCGGTCCACAAAAGCCTGTACCAGACCGAAAACCTGAGCCGCACCAATGCCGGCGCCCTGCTGCCAGACCTGTTTGAACGTCTGGTGCTGTCAAACAATATCAGCGGTCTCGACTATAAACACGATTTCGACGAGGTCGTGCTGTTCCCCGATCAGGCAGTTCCGTTGACCTTGCTGGCCTCGGAACTGGGCACCAATGCGCTAAAGTTTATCGGCGCTGAGGATGGTCAAAGACCCTATCTTTTTGTCTCGCTCAAGCAGCTGGACGGCGGGTCTGCGCGTTTGATCTGTGAAAACTCGATTGGTGCAAACTTCAAGGACATCGAACCCAACGAAGCAGGATTGGGCGCGCAACTGATCCGCGCGTTTGCGACGCAATTGAACGGCAAGATCGAGACCACCTCGACAGACCATCTGTACCGCACCGAGGTGACATTTGACGTCGAGGATGTTTTCCACGAGCCCGCCGACCATTGA
- a CDS encoding response regulator, whose protein sequence is MTSENTGQDRTAEIGSVLPYLRRYARALTGSQTGGDRYAAASLEAILADSSALDPGLHIKTALFKVLHVIWQASKVDAMDSSDDIMEGAAQKHLSKLTDNTREALLLHTIEEFDFGAVADIMGVDRDEAEHLVKVAHREMADSIAGRVLIIEDEPIIAMDLENLVGDLGHRITGIARTRDEAVKLGTADKPDLILADIRLADNSSGIDAVNDLLGQFGNLPVIFITAYPERLLTGERPEPAFLISKPYKEDQVKSAVSQAMFFSTTATLKV, encoded by the coding sequence ATGACTTCTGAGAATACAGGCCAAGACCGTACAGCCGAGATTGGTTCGGTACTGCCTTATCTGCGCCGCTATGCGCGCGCGCTGACTGGTTCGCAAACGGGCGGCGACCGCTATGCGGCGGCCTCGCTTGAAGCGATCCTTGCCGACAGCAGTGCGCTGGATCCGGGGCTGCATATCAAAACCGCCCTGTTCAAAGTGCTGCATGTGATCTGGCAGGCCAGCAAGGTCGATGCGATGGATTCTTCCGATGATATCATGGAGGGCGCTGCGCAAAAGCATCTGTCGAAACTGACAGACAACACACGCGAAGCGCTGTTGTTGCACACAATCGAAGAATTCGATTTTGGCGCGGTTGCCGACATTATGGGTGTTGACCGCGACGAGGCCGAGCACCTGGTCAAAGTCGCACACCGCGAGATGGCCGACAGCATCGCAGGCCGTGTTCTGATTATCGAAGACGAACCGATCATCGCGATGGATCTGGAAAACCTGGTGGGTGACCTGGGGCACCGGATCACCGGTATCGCACGCACCCGTGACGAGGCCGTAAAACTGGGCACAGCGGACAAGCCCGATCTGATCCTTGCCGATATCCGTCTGGCGGACAACTCGTCTGGCATCGATGCGGTGAACGATCTGTTGGGGCAGTTTGGCAATCTGCCAGTGATCTTTATCACCGCTTACCCGGAACGTCTGTTGACGGGCGAACGTCCTGAACCTGCCTTTTTGATTTCGAAACCCTATAAGGAAGATCAGGTAAAATCGGCGGTCAGTCAGGCGATGTTCTTTTCAACAACCGCGACGCTGAAGGTCTGA
- a CDS encoding Flp family type IVb pilin, with protein sequence MTLKFIKRFARDEDGATAIEYGLFAALIAAVIVGTVATLGTNVHTGFQTVNTALTSE encoded by the coding sequence ATGACACTGAAGTTTATCAAAAGATTCGCTCGTGACGAAGATGGCGCGACGGCGATTGAATATGGTTTGTTTGCGGCTCTTATTGCGGCCGTAATCGTGGGAACGGTTGCAACTCTTGGTACGAACGTACACACCGGCTTTCAGACTGTGAACACCGCACTTACTTCCGAATAG
- the cpaB gene encoding Flp pilus assembly protein CpaB has translation MEFSSRTILVIMTSLVLAGGVAWVGVQANSVPEPLPPSQPMIATVVPKEAYLFAGSTIDSGGQISSHELLSVEMNSGQAGENLIADTEENRMALIQLSARRMIPANTPFVSSDIQPVVYSIPEPEVPPVAETPTFAGIATLLRPGMRAIALPLTGETAAAGLIDLGDRIDVLLSYDDQSGVRAVRTVLQNVQVIATDQSNGSAGVTNTAAPRTITLELHPEGAKVLALARHTGDLVLVLSQKTDDDMPVIANDPPVLATQISGLPAPSAKPVAPSGVRVVRGSSSSRSQSILPQPVPAPDSAVASSPPDTTGSNP, from the coding sequence ATGGAGTTCTCATCGCGCACAATCCTTGTGATTATGACCTCCTTGGTGCTTGCAGGAGGCGTGGCTTGGGTCGGCGTTCAGGCGAACAGCGTGCCCGAGCCTTTGCCCCCAAGCCAGCCGATGATTGCAACGGTGGTGCCAAAAGAAGCCTATCTATTCGCCGGTTCTACAATTGATTCCGGCGGGCAGATTTCCAGCCATGAATTATTGTCTGTTGAGATGAATTCAGGGCAGGCAGGCGAAAATTTAATTGCCGATACCGAAGAAAACAGGATGGCGCTAATTCAATTAAGCGCCCGTCGTATGATTCCGGCGAATACGCCGTTTGTAAGCTCTGACATACAACCTGTAGTTTATTCCATTCCAGAACCTGAAGTTCCACCTGTGGCGGAAACCCCAACTTTTGCCGGTATTGCCACACTGCTGCGTCCCGGAATGCGGGCGATTGCCCTGCCTTTGACTGGTGAAACCGCAGCTGCCGGCCTGATTGATTTGGGCGACAGAATTGATGTGCTGCTGTCCTATGACGATCAAAGCGGCGTGCGTGCCGTGCGCACGGTTCTTCAGAATGTTCAGGTGATCGCAACAGACCAGTCGAACGGTTCCGCCGGTGTGACCAATACAGCGGCACCACGGACAATCACGCTGGAACTGCATCCCGAGGGCGCCAAGGTGCTGGCGCTGGCGCGCCATACGGGTGATCTGGTTCTGGTGCTAAGCCAGAAGACCGATGACGACATGCCGGTGATCGCCAACGATCCGCCCGTCCTGGCCACGCAGATTTCCGGCTTGCCTGCGCCCAGTGCGAAGCCGGTCGCGCCCTCCGGGGTACGCGTTGTCCGGGGCAGCTCATCCTCGCGCAGCCAAAGCATTCTACCTCAACCCGTTCCTGCGCCTGACAGCGCTGTTGCCAGTTCACCACCAGATACCACGGGGTCAAACCCGTAA
- a CDS encoding IS110 family transposase, with product MNRITRDAILGIDVSRDWLDIHCLPSNQRLRLPNSEDGHARVGALAKSACALVCFEATGGQEWRLWSALDVAGVATRQLPPAQIKAFAASRGTRAKTDRIDAELIARFMAFRPDAGRTLPHEKIRLLRALVSKRGQLVETRKRLLAQIKAHAKLGSDDLFDVMDGDLKDLLDRQIAGLEVRIEQIIASEEGLATTAAILRSVPGIGPVASTMLIAEMPELGQITGEQAAALTGLAPIAHDSGAMRGKRAIGGGRRPLRHVMFQAALVASHHNPVLKPFADRLREAGKPHKVIITAVARKLVTIVNALCKSRQKWTTQLA from the coding sequence ATGAACAGGATAACACGAGACGCAATCCTTGGCATAGATGTCAGCCGCGATTGGCTGGACATTCATTGCCTGCCAAGCAATCAGAGACTTCGATTGCCCAATTCCGAGGACGGGCATGCGCGCGTGGGCGCCCTGGCAAAGTCAGCCTGTGCGCTGGTTTGTTTTGAGGCCACAGGGGGGCAGGAATGGCGTCTGTGGTCGGCCCTCGACGTTGCAGGGGTCGCGACCAGGCAACTGCCGCCCGCGCAAATCAAAGCCTTTGCCGCCAGCCGGGGCACGCGGGCGAAAACGGATAGGATCGACGCGGAGCTTATCGCGCGGTTCATGGCCTTTCGGCCTGATGCAGGGCGGACCTTGCCGCATGAAAAGATACGTCTTCTCAGGGCTTTGGTGTCCAAGCGTGGTCAGCTCGTCGAAACACGCAAACGGCTTTTGGCGCAAATCAAGGCGCATGCGAAACTGGGTTCGGATGATCTGTTCGACGTCATGGATGGTGACCTGAAAGACCTACTGGATCGCCAGATTGCAGGACTTGAGGTCCGGATCGAACAGATCATCGCCTCAGAGGAAGGCCTTGCCACGACTGCTGCCATCTTGCGTTCAGTTCCCGGCATTGGCCCGGTCGCCAGCACGATGTTGATCGCTGAAATGCCGGAACTCGGCCAGATCACGGGCGAACAAGCCGCCGCGCTGACAGGCCTTGCGCCCATTGCCCATGACAGCGGCGCGATGCGGGGCAAGCGCGCTATCGGAGGCGGCCGGCGCCCGCTGCGACACGTTATGTTCCAGGCGGCGCTCGTCGCCAGTCACCACAATCCCGTCCTGAAGCCGTTCGCAGACCGCCTTCGCGAAGCCGGAAAACCACACAAAGTGATAATCACCGCCGTCGCAAGAAAGCTTGTGACAATCGTGAACGCCCTTTGCAAAAGTCGACAGAAATGGACTACTCAACTCGCTTGA
- a CDS encoding RNA polymerase sigma factor has protein sequence MSDSDPRNELVDHLPALRAFALSLTRNGAVADDMVQDTVVKAWTNIDKFQQGTNMRAWLFTILRNTYYSSRRKVKREVADVDGIHTGKMAEKPAHDGRLQMTDFRKAFAQLPDEQRETLVLVGASGFSYEEAAEMCGVAVGTIKSRANRGRKRLAELMHLEDEDSMIMTDSATVAVVAANGSSAF, from the coding sequence ATGAGCGATTCAGATCCAAGAAACGAGCTGGTAGACCACCTGCCGGCCTTGCGGGCGTTCGCCCTGAGTTTGACACGCAACGGTGCCGTGGCCGACGACATGGTCCAGGATACCGTGGTCAAGGCATGGACAAACATCGACAAGTTCCAGCAGGGCACCAACATGCGGGCATGGTTGTTCACCATTCTGCGCAACACCTATTATTCCAGCCGCCGCAAGGTGAAACGCGAAGTCGCGGATGTTGACGGAATCCACACGGGCAAGATGGCCGAAAAGCCCGCCCATGACGGACGTTTGCAAATGACCGATTTCCGCAAGGCTTTTGCGCAATTGCCAGATGAACAACGCGAGACACTCGTGCTTGTGGGCGCGTCGGGATTTTCCTACGAAGAAGCTGCCGAAATGTGTGGCGTTGCCGTCGGTACGATCAAAAGCCGTGCCAATCGCGGACGCAAACGTCTGGCTGAACTGATGCACCTTGAAGACGAGGATTCAATGATCATGACCGACAGCGCAACGGTCGCAGTGGTGGCAGCGAACGGCTCCTCTGCGTTCTGA